One window of the Clostridium sp. MB40-C1 genome contains the following:
- a CDS encoding ABC transporter permease: MEDFWVLKLIDKFKFIYEKLGVNYSSMRTILKLKLLMDSRRVPTMYKDSENKNNTFKKSLFMYGLMGIFLMVFIFIPAPMIVKMSINIGAIMFLIMTTMVADFSSVLLDIRDKNILNTKPLDPKTINAAKTTHILIYITSISGAIAGPTLIGGLVKYKLKFFIIFFFQIILISFFTIFFTAILYYLILKIFDGEKLKDIINYFQIVLSIILALGYQIIPRVFDFTGANLNFTIKWWSYLVPPVWFGAPYSLIIEHNRGREYVLLSIMCVAIPIIIFGLYYKFIVPYFEENLQKLDSSIGKKGSVEEAKGRRHKRYASIFCRDRIENIFFRFSRNMISTERKLKLKMYPDLAFAVVFPFIILISSFSKYESFSQAFNEFSKGNSYFSIYLSILMLVVNIALLSQSEKYKGAWIYTFLPIDNPGKIQKGVLKGFILRYILPVFWSVCIVFIIVCGLRILPDTIVMFLSMLILIVVMQSFYKKELPFCKDFQNNGGGSITTLIVSFILTGILFLIHKLVRSSIKYSLAIYGYMGILVLINIILWRKILNISWKEIMEESKN, encoded by the coding sequence ATGGAAGATTTTTGGGTATTAAAACTTATTGATAAATTTAAATTTATATATGAAAAACTTGGTGTTAATTATTCTTCCATGAGAACAATACTTAAATTAAAGCTTTTAATGGATAGTAGAAGGGTTCCAACAATGTATAAGGATAGTGAAAATAAGAATAATACTTTTAAAAAATCACTATTTATGTATGGATTAATGGGGATTTTTTTGATGGTGTTTATTTTTATTCCAGCACCTATGATTGTAAAAATGAGTATAAATATAGGGGCAATAATGTTCTTAATTATGACTACTATGGTTGCAGATTTTTCTTCTGTACTTTTAGATATACGTGATAAGAATATATTAAATACTAAACCATTAGATCCTAAAACTATAAATGCAGCTAAGACTACTCATATTTTGATTTATATTACATCTATTTCTGGGGCAATTGCAGGCCCAACATTAATAGGAGGATTGGTTAAATACAAACTAAAATTTTTTATAATCTTCTTTTTTCAAATTATACTGATTTCATTTTTTACAATCTTTTTTACAGCTATATTATACTATCTCATCTTAAAAATTTTTGATGGAGAAAAACTTAAAGATATAATAAATTATTTTCAAATAGTTCTTTCCATAATACTTGCTCTGGGATATCAAATTATACCAAGAGTATTTGATTTTACTGGTGCAAATTTAAATTTTACAATTAAGTGGTGGAGTTATCTAGTGCCACCAGTGTGGTTCGGAGCTCCATATAGTTTAATAATTGAACATAATAGGGGAAGAGAGTATGTGTTACTAAGTATAATGTGTGTAGCTATACCGATTATAATTTTTGGGCTATACTACAAATTCATTGTGCCATATTTTGAAGAAAATTTGCAAAAACTTGACAGTAGTATAGGCAAAAAAGGAAGTGTTGAAGAAGCCAAAGGTAGAAGACATAAGCGATATGCATCTATTTTTTGTAGAGATAGGATAGAGAATATATTTTTCCGTTTTTCAAGAAATATGATATCAACAGAAAGAAAGTTAAAACTAAAGATGTATCCTGATTTAGCGTTTGCTGTGGTTTTCCCTTTTATAATATTAATAAGCTCTTTTTCAAAATACGAATCATTTTCACAGGCTTTTAATGAGTTTTCAAAGGGAAATTCTTATTTTTCAATTTATTTATCAATACTTATGTTAGTAGTAAATATAGCCCTTTTAAGTCAAAGTGAAAAATATAAGGGAGCATGGATATATACATTTTTACCTATAGATAATCCAGGGAAAATTCAAAAAGGAGTTTTAAAAGGATTTATATTAAGGTATATTTTACCTGTATTTTGGAGTGTTTGTATTGTTTTTATAATAGTATGTGGCTTAAGGATATTACCAGATACAATAGTAATGTTTTTGAGTATGCTTATTTTAATAGTTGTTATGCAAAGCTTTTATAAAAAAGAATTGCCTTTTTGTAAGGACTTTCAAAATAATGGGGGAGGCTCCATCACTACACTCATAGTTTCTTTTATACTTACAGGAATACTTTTCTTAATTCATAAATTAGTTAGGAGTTCAATAAAATATAGTTTGGCTATTTACGGATATATGGGTATTTTAGTGTTAATTAATATAATTTTATGGAGAAAAATTTTAAATATAAGTTGGAAGGAAATAATGGAGGAGAGTAAGAACTAA
- a CDS encoding ABC transporter ATP-binding protein: protein MDNLNDVVVSIRNLKINYGSKEVLKGINLEVKKGEIIGYIGPNGAGKSTTVKIMLGLVKGYEGDVGILGNEISYENVEYKHKIGYVPENGEIYDNLTAYEYITFLGEVYGMQLDVVNNKAKKLMSLFGIEEAYHSRISSYSKGMRQKLLIISSLIHNPDILFLDEPLSGLDANSVLVFKEVLSKLASEGKTIFYSSHIMEVVEKISSRIILLNNGQIAADGTFEELKKKNMEGSLEKIFNQITGFTKHEEIADEFISVLKEV from the coding sequence ATGGACAATTTAAATGATGTAGTGGTTTCTATAAGGAATTTGAAGATTAATTATGGGAGTAAAGAGGTATTAAAAGGAATAAATTTAGAAGTAAAAAAAGGAGAAATTATTGGCTATATAGGGCCTAATGGTGCTGGGAAAAGTACTACTGTAAAGATAATGCTTGGTTTAGTAAAGGGATATGAAGGGGATGTGGGGATACTTGGTAATGAAATATCTTATGAAAATGTAGAGTATAAGCATAAAATAGGATATGTTCCTGAAAATGGAGAAATATATGACAATTTAACAGCTTATGAGTATATAACTTTTTTAGGTGAAGTATATGGTATGCAGTTAGATGTAGTAAATAATAAAGCAAAAAAACTTATGAGTCTTTTTGGTATAGAGGAGGCATATCATTCTAGGATATCTTCTTATTCAAAAGGTATGAGACAAAAACTTCTAATAATTTCAAGTCTTATTCACAATCCTGATATTTTATTTTTAGACGAGCCTCTAAGTGGTCTTGATGCAAATAGTGTACTTGTCTTTAAAGAGGTTCTTTCAAAGCTAGCTTCAGAAGGAAAAACTATATTTTATTCATCTCATATAATGGAAGTGGTTGAGAAAATAAGTAGTAGAATAATACTATTAAACAATGGGCAAATTGCAGCTGATGGTACTTTTGAAGAACTAAAGAAAAAGAATATGGAAGGTTCTCTTGAAAAAATTTTTAATCAAATAACAGGGTTTACAAAACATGAAGAGATTGCAGATGAATTCATCTCCGTATTAAAGGAGGTATAA
- a CDS encoding arginase: MRNILLSIDWDYFVQIKREWCGSYIENDTNLKYRWYKRYLDEKRKGIDIEKKATLGVGVNNFWKKIFKHFNISKKTPLYISDSHKFSYNIGEKHNCKEVYLFDAHSDLGYGGLESLKFEVNCANWLGKLFVGNIVKDAKIIYSPYSFEKSEDFEEINETFNIDYIDMTEIGRDINVSAIHICRSGAWTPPWLDKHFYKFINEAKLPYIEIEKMKRKWNLKELNLSDAIMCFINL; encoded by the coding sequence ATGAGAAATATTCTTTTAAGTATTGATTGGGATTACTTTGTTCAAATAAAAAGAGAATGGTGTGGCTCTTATATTGAAAATGACACTAATCTAAAATATCGATGGTATAAAAGATATCTTGATGAAAAAAGAAAGGGAATAGATATTGAAAAGAAAGCTACACTAGGAGTTGGGGTAAACAATTTTTGGAAAAAAATATTTAAACATTTCAATATATCTAAAAAAACTCCTTTATACATTTCTGACTCTCACAAATTTTCATATAATATAGGTGAAAAACATAATTGTAAAGAAGTATATTTATTTGATGCTCATTCTGATTTAGGATATGGTGGGCTAGAGTCATTAAAATTTGAAGTTAATTGTGCTAATTGGTTAGGCAAATTATTTGTAGGTAATATTGTAAAAGATGCAAAAATAATATATAGTCCATATTCTTTCGAGAAATCTGAAGATTTTGAAGAAATAAATGAAACATTTAATATAGATTATATAGATATGACTGAAATAGGGAGAGACATTAATGTAAGCGCAATTCATATATGTAGGTCTGGTGCATGGACTCCTCCATGGCTGGACAAGCATTTTTATAAATTCATAAATGAAGCTAAACTACCTTATATAGAGATAGAGAAAATGAAAAGAAAATGGAATTTAAAAGAATTAAATTTATCTGACGCTATAATGTGTTTTATTAACTTATAA
- the nadA gene encoding quinolinate synthase NadA: protein MNFKEKILKLKQKKDAIILAHYYQNGDIQDIADYVGDSYYLSEIGRNCTEKNIIFCGVRFMAESAKILSPNKKVFLPNLNASCYMVSMANAKDIEELKIKYPNAKVVCYINSATEVKAVSDVCCTSSSAINIVKKLDSSEIIFVPDKNLGSYIQEQIPDKKIILWDGCCVIHDRINAKNIIEAKKKHGQDLKVLVHPECKKEVRDLSDFIGSTGDILKFASHNNFKKYLIVTEDGILHKLKQKNPDKEFYTLNMICKNMKLTTLKDVYLCLENLENEITLDENIRKSAYRALKNMHILGR, encoded by the coding sequence ATGAATTTTAAAGAGAAAATATTAAAATTAAAACAAAAAAAAGATGCCATTATACTAGCACATTATTATCAAAATGGAGATATTCAAGACATAGCTGATTATGTTGGAGATTCTTATTATTTAAGTGAAATAGGAAGAAATTGCACTGAGAAAAATATAATATTCTGTGGAGTTAGATTTATGGCAGAAAGTGCTAAAATTCTATCACCAAATAAAAAAGTTTTTCTTCCTAATTTAAATGCATCATGCTATATGGTATCTATGGCTAATGCTAAAGATATTGAAGAATTAAAAATAAAATATCCAAATGCTAAAGTAGTTTGTTATATAAACTCTGCTACTGAAGTTAAAGCAGTTTCAGATGTGTGTTGTACATCTTCAAGCGCTATTAATATAGTTAAAAAGTTAGATAGTAGTGAAATAATATTTGTACCAGACAAAAATCTTGGAAGCTACATACAAGAACAAATACCTGATAAGAAAATAATATTGTGGGACGGATGCTGTGTTATACATGACAGGATAAATGCTAAAAACATTATTGAAGCAAAAAAGAAACATGGACAAGATCTCAAAGTATTAGTACATCCAGAATGTAAAAAAGAAGTAAGAGATTTATCAGATTTTATAGGTAGTACAGGGGATATATTGAAGTTTGCTTCGCATAACAATTTTAAAAAATATCTTATTGTAACTGAAGATGGAATTCTACATAAACTTAAACAAAAAAATCCTGATAAAGAATTCTATACTCTAAATATGATATGCAAAAATATGAAACTTACAACTCTAAAAGATGTATATCTCTGTCTTGAGAATTTAGAAAATGAGATAACTCTTGACGAAAACATAAGAAAATCAGCATATAGAGCTCTTAAAAATATGCATATTCTTGGTAGGTGA
- a CDS encoding L-aspartate oxidase: protein MNINSDVLIVGTGIAGMYTALNLDKNLDIVMITKSTLEECNSYLAQGGISTARDEKDKDLFIEDTLKAGNYKNDIKAVEVLASESLSNIQELINLGVEFDKKNGFLDYTREGAHSVNRIVHCADKTGEKVSGALLKQIIKRKNIRIYENTTLIDLIDKNNICFGGIATNEENIVNIYAKNTILSTGGIGGLFKNSTNQRTLTGNGIAIALRKCIDVKDLNYIQFHPTGLYENKTEGKRFLISESLRGEGAKLVNINGERFVDELLPRNIVSKAILEEENKTNSKYVYLDITHMPKEFIIKRFPLIYSECKSRNLDITKEKIPVTPVQHYFMGGIKVDCYSRTSMENLFACGEVSCTGVHGANRLASNSLLEALVFSKRAANTINNNIRNINLKFIDKQMDNKYATNLSLLNRKTVLKELIKIRGDIKNELVNY from the coding sequence TTGAATATTAATTCAGATGTACTTATAGTTGGCACTGGAATCGCTGGAATGTATACTGCATTAAATCTAGATAAAAATTTAGATATAGTGATGATTACAAAATCAACATTAGAAGAATGTAATTCTTACCTTGCTCAAGGGGGAATTTCTACAGCCAGAGATGAAAAAGACAAAGACTTATTTATTGAAGACACCTTAAAAGCTGGTAATTATAAAAATGATATAAAAGCAGTAGAAGTTCTTGCGTCCGAATCACTAAGTAACATTCAAGAGCTTATAAATTTAGGTGTGGAATTTGATAAAAAAAACGGATTTCTGGATTATACAAGAGAAGGTGCCCATAGTGTTAATAGAATTGTTCATTGTGCTGATAAGACAGGTGAAAAAGTCTCTGGCGCTCTATTAAAACAAATTATAAAAAGAAAAAACATACGAATATATGAAAACACAACTCTTATAGATTTAATAGATAAAAATAATATATGTTTTGGTGGAATTGCAACAAATGAAGAAAACATAGTTAATATATATGCTAAAAATACAATACTTTCAACAGGAGGTATAGGAGGACTATTTAAGAATTCCACTAATCAGAGAACGCTAACTGGCAATGGCATAGCTATAGCTTTAAGAAAATGTATTGATGTAAAAGATCTAAATTACATTCAATTTCATCCTACAGGATTATATGAAAATAAAACAGAAGGAAAAAGATTTTTAATTTCAGAATCTCTAAGAGGAGAAGGTGCTAAATTAGTAAATATTAATGGTGAAAGATTTGTTGATGAATTACTTCCAAGAAATATAGTTTCGAAAGCTATATTGGAAGAAGAAAATAAAACAAATTCAAAATATGTTTATTTAGATATAACACATATGCCTAAAGAATTTATTATAAAAAGGTTCCCATTAATATATAGTGAATGTAAATCAAGAAATTTAGATATAACAAAAGAAAAAATACCAGTTACACCTGTTCAGCACTATTTTATGGGTGGAATAAAAGTAGACTGTTATTCAAGAACTTCTATGGAAAATTTATTTGCTTGTGGTGAAGTTAGTTGCACTGGTGTTCATGGTGCTAACAGACTTGCAAGTAACTCTTTATTAGAAGCTTTAGTATTCTCAAAACGAGCTGCAAATACTATAAATAATAATATTCGTAATATAAATTTAAAGTTCATAGATAAACAAATGGATAATAAATATGCCACAAACCTTTCTCTTTTAAATAGGAAAACAGTTTTGAAAGAGCTAATAAAAATTCGGGGTGATATAAAAAATGAATTGGTTAATTATTGA
- the nadC gene encoding carboxylating nicotinate-nucleotide diphosphorylase — protein MNWLIIDEVLINALKEDSLYGDITTDSIIDENSTCCVDLIIKENGIIAGIEVFKRVFEILGNVSIDSFVVDGSTVEKSQVIGVIKGNTRNVITGERLALNLLQKMSGIATVTRSFVNELKGTKTKLLDTRKTTPNLRMLEKYAVKIGGGVNHRASLSDGVLIKDNHISAAGGIKNAISLVKNNVSFVRKIEVEVETIDQVYEALESGADIIMLDNMDITTMDKAVKIINGKSIIEASGNISLNNIKPIANTGVDYISTSKITHSAKTLDISMKNLKLDK, from the coding sequence ATGAATTGGTTAATTATTGATGAAGTATTAATAAATGCTCTTAAAGAAGATTCTTTATACGGAGATATAACCACAGATTCTATTATAGATGAAAACAGCACTTGTTGCGTTGATTTAATTATAAAAGAAAACGGTATTATTGCAGGTATTGAGGTATTTAAAAGAGTTTTTGAAATTTTAGGAAATGTAAGTATAGATTCCTTTGTAGTTGATGGAAGTACAGTTGAAAAATCACAGGTTATAGGTGTAATTAAAGGGAATACACGAAATGTAATCACTGGTGAAAGATTAGCTCTTAATTTACTTCAAAAAATGAGCGGCATAGCAACTGTTACTAGGAGTTTTGTAAATGAATTAAAAGGTACAAAAACCAAGCTTTTAGATACAAGAAAAACAACACCTAATTTAAGAATGCTTGAAAAATACGCAGTTAAAATTGGTGGTGGAGTTAATCATAGGGCTAGCTTATCTGATGGAGTACTCATTAAAGACAATCATATAAGTGCTGCTGGTGGAATAAAAAATGCTATCTCACTAGTAAAAAATAATGTATCCTTTGTAAGAAAAATAGAGGTAGAAGTTGAAACTATAGATCAAGTATATGAAGCATTAGAATCAGGAGCTGATATAATCATGCTTGATAATATGGATATAACCACAATGGATAAAGCAGTAAAAATAATTAATGGAAAATCTATAATCGAAGCTTCAGGAAATATAAGCCTTAATAATATAAAACCTATTGCTAATACAGGAGTAGATTATATTTCTACTAGTAAAATTACTCATTCTGCCAAAACCTTAGATATAAGCATGAAAAATTTAAAATTAGATAAATGA